In Canis lupus familiaris isolate Mischka breed German Shepherd chromosome 5, alternate assembly UU_Cfam_GSD_1.0, whole genome shotgun sequence, a genomic segment contains:
- the GINS2 gene encoding DNA replication complex GINS protein PSF2, with the protein MDAAEVEFLAEKELVTIIPNFSLDQIYLIGGDLGPFNPGLPVEVPLWLAINLKQRQKCRLIPPEWMDVEKLEKIRDHERKEETFTPMPSPYYMELTKLLLNHASDNIPKADEIRTLVKDVWDTRIAKLRVSADSFVRQQEAHAKLDNLTLMEISSSGPFLTEALNHMYKLRTNLQPPESTQSQDF; encoded by the exons ATGGACGCGGCGGAGGTGGAGTTTCTGGCTGAGAAGGAGCTGGTCACCATAATCCCAAACTTCAGCCTAGACCAGATCTACCTCATCGGG GGGGACCTGGGGCCTTTTAACCCTGGTTTACCAGTGGAAGTGCCTCTGTGGCTGGCGATTAACCTGAAACAGAGACAGAAGTGTCGGCTGATTCCTCCTGAGTGGATGGATGTGG AAAAGTTGGAGAAGATTAGGGATCACGAGCGGAAGGAAGAAACCTTTACCCCTATGCCTAGCCCTTACTACATGGAACTTACCAAACTCCTGTTAAATCA TGCTTCAGACAATATCCCAAAAGCAGACGAGATCCGGACCCTGGTCAAGGATGTGTGGGACACTCGCATTGCCAAACTACGGGTGTCTGCTGATAGCTTTGTGAGACAGCAGGAGGCACATGCCAAG CTGGATAACCTGACCTTGATGGAAATCAGCAGCAGCGGGCCTTTCCTCACAGAAGCACTCAATCACATGTACAAACTACGGACAAACCTGCAACCTCCTGAAAGCACCCAGTCTCAGGACTTCTAG